In Spirosoma aureum, a single genomic region encodes these proteins:
- a CDS encoding GumC domain-containing protein, whose product MSSTNLTPTDPNGMVTRTIPPDQISPKSLVVRIFKLKEVARRNWKLLLILTAIGGVIGFIYDMTHKKQPVFNATMTFNLGGGSSSNTFGDLSALAGAFGLSQGAPDASIFVGDNFLIYAKSRPVVEKTLMKTVKINDRDTLLIDYYIRHSGIRDEEWEDSDTLRSFYFGKSKKPEEYSKLERIAMSQIYTRIKGEMSVTQPERKSSFMELRCAMQDEMLAAKFLDNHLTTIEQDYRQKQTKKTSEMYQLLRFRADSIASILNGTENKLAQYMDQNQQMVVAQGQIMQTKLTRNSTFLSTIYYQAVQSADNMRLSLIREAPLFTVIEPVELPLYKETITPVGMQAGIALGLILAFIVIFLREAYRSVMREG is encoded by the coding sequence ATGAGTTCAACAAACCTGACACCAACAGATCCTAACGGAATGGTTACGCGGACAATACCCCCTGACCAGATTTCGCCGAAGTCGCTTGTAGTCCGTATTTTTAAGCTTAAGGAAGTTGCCCGGCGCAACTGGAAGCTACTGTTAATCCTGACAGCGATTGGCGGGGTAATTGGGTTTATTTATGATATGACCCACAAGAAGCAACCTGTTTTTAATGCGACAATGACCTTCAACCTCGGAGGAGGTAGCAGCAGCAATACCTTCGGGGACCTGAGTGCACTGGCTGGTGCTTTTGGATTAAGCCAGGGCGCGCCCGATGCCAGCATTTTCGTAGGCGATAACTTTCTGATCTATGCCAAATCAAGGCCGGTCGTGGAAAAGACGCTGATGAAAACCGTTAAAATCAACGACCGGGACACCTTGCTGATCGATTATTATATCCGGCACAGCGGCATTCGGGACGAAGAATGGGAAGACAGCGATACATTACGATCATTTTACTTTGGCAAAAGCAAGAAGCCCGAAGAGTATAGCAAGCTTGAGCGCATTGCCATGTCGCAGATCTATACCCGTATTAAAGGCGAAATGAGTGTGACGCAACCTGAGCGGAAGTCGTCGTTCATGGAATTGCGTTGTGCGATGCAGGATGAAATGCTGGCGGCTAAGTTTCTGGATAATCACCTGACAACAATCGAGCAGGATTACCGCCAGAAGCAAACGAAAAAAACGAGCGAAATGTACCAGTTGCTCCGTTTCCGGGCCGATTCTATTGCCAGTATCCTGAATGGTACAGAAAACAAACTGGCTCAGTATATGGACCAGAACCAGCAAATGGTGGTGGCGCAGGGGCAGATCATGCAAACGAAGCTGACCCGCAATTCTACATTCCTGAGTACCATTTACTATCAGGCCGTTCAGAGCGCTGATAATATGCGTTTATCGCTTATTCGGGAAGCGCCCCTGTTCACCGTTATTGAGCCGGTAGAATTGCCACTTTATAAGGAGACTATTACGCCGGTTGGTATGCAGGCTGGAATTGCCTTAGGGTTGATTCTGGCTTTTATCGTTATATTTTTACGGGAGGCTTATCGTTCCGTGATGCGGGAAGGCTAG
- a CDS encoding ABC transporter permease: MKTHEVLIEPGRAERHYWSDLWRNRELLYILSMRDVSVRYKQTALGTAWGLIRPLTTMLIMVFVFSKIAKLPADPGVPYPLMVLGGITVWTFFSTAFTQISNSVTLNSNLVTKVYFPRLIMPISSVAVSFLDFLVSLGLFILLAIWYRFMPDWHLILVPVFVVLAALAAFAFGLFFAVINVRFRDIGQLIPFIVQVGFYACPIAYSSRLVAGESWYPLYILNPLVGIIDGFRWALLGEKAYFNPDSLVASVIIVGICLSLSLYFFRKRENTFVDDI, translated from the coding sequence ATGAAAACACACGAAGTACTTATAGAACCCGGTCGCGCAGAGCGGCACTATTGGAGCGATTTGTGGCGAAATCGCGAATTGCTGTACATTTTGTCGATGCGTGATGTATCGGTTCGGTATAAGCAAACGGCTCTTGGCACAGCCTGGGGTTTAATCCGGCCGCTGACGACCATGCTTATTATGGTATTTGTCTTCAGCAAGATTGCCAAACTACCAGCCGACCCCGGTGTACCTTACCCACTGATGGTATTAGGTGGGATTACGGTCTGGACCTTTTTTTCCACGGCTTTTACGCAAATCAGCAACAGTGTTACCCTAAATTCGAATCTGGTCACGAAGGTCTATTTCCCGAGGCTGATCATGCCAATTAGCTCGGTGGCCGTGAGTTTTCTGGATTTTTTAGTATCATTGGGTTTATTCATCTTACTGGCAATCTGGTATCGGTTTATGCCCGACTGGCATCTGATTCTTGTGCCCGTATTTGTGGTACTAGCAGCTCTGGCGGCTTTTGCTTTTGGATTGTTTTTTGCGGTCATCAATGTCCGATTCCGTGATATAGGTCAGTTGATTCCGTTTATTGTACAGGTTGGTTTCTATGCCTGCCCAATTGCGTATAGCAGCCGGTTAGTTGCCGGAGAAAGTTGGTATCCGCTTTATATTCTTAACCCATTAGTGGGCATTATTGATGGCTTTCGTTGGGCGTTACTCGGCGAAAAAGCGTATTTTAATCCAGACAGTTTAGTAGCCTCCGTTATTATTGTAGGCATTTGCTTAAGTTTGTCTCTTTACTTTTTCCGTAAACGCGAGAACACATTTGTTGATGATATATAA
- a CDS encoding ABC transporter ATP-binding protein — protein sequence MSVITVENISKQYIIDHQKGKGVNTLRDVLTENFRQFFGGKKAQETTTREEFWALRDVSFSIEQGDRVGIVGHNGAGKSTLLKILSKIIEPTTGSVRIKGRVASLLEVGTGFHPELTGRENIYLNGSLLGMSRNEIRKQFDEIVAFAGVEKFLDTPVKRYSSGMYVRLGFAISAHLDPEIMIVDEVLAVGDAEFQKKSLGKMRDNSASGRTILFVSHNLTAVQALCNKTLYFEKGQLLEQGETNQVIATYLSKVSKTRLLRQWDSPEEAPGNDYVRIKRIELVPDYQDELTHIDVRTPMKFRFEFWNMMDRANLNLSMHLNSLTGECIFNVGTQSKPYEKGLIAGECTIPGYFLNDGSYTISVMVVKDTVTPLYVMEEGITFEVEDYREGIAWYGKWPGYVRPQFPFEMGMLEPASIK from the coding sequence ATGTCCGTCATTACTGTAGAAAATATAAGTAAACAATACATTATTGACCACCAGAAGGGCAAGGGCGTTAATACCTTGCGTGACGTATTAACTGAAAACTTCCGGCAGTTCTTCGGTGGCAAGAAAGCACAGGAAACTACCACACGAGAAGAATTTTGGGCGTTACGCGACGTAAGTTTCTCTATTGAACAGGGAGATCGCGTTGGTATTGTTGGGCATAACGGCGCGGGCAAATCCACCCTTCTGAAAATCCTGAGTAAAATTATTGAGCCTACAACAGGTTCTGTACGTATAAAAGGACGAGTTGCTTCTCTGCTTGAAGTTGGCACCGGGTTTCACCCGGAGCTAACCGGCCGCGAAAACATTTACCTCAATGGTTCGCTGCTGGGCATGAGTCGAAATGAGATTCGGAAGCAATTTGATGAAATTGTTGCCTTTGCCGGTGTCGAAAAATTTCTGGATACACCCGTTAAGCGGTACTCATCAGGCATGTATGTTCGTCTGGGATTTGCGATTTCGGCTCACCTCGATCCGGAAATTATGATCGTGGATGAAGTACTGGCAGTCGGTGATGCTGAATTTCAGAAAAAGAGTCTGGGCAAAATGCGCGATAACTCAGCGAGCGGCCGGACAATTCTGTTTGTGAGCCACAACCTGACTGCCGTTCAGGCGCTTTGCAACAAAACACTTTATTTTGAAAAAGGGCAACTGCTTGAACAGGGTGAAACAAATCAGGTAATTGCCACTTATTTAAGTAAAGTGTCCAAAACCCGGCTCCTTCGGCAGTGGGATTCCCCAGAAGAAGCTCCAGGTAACGATTATGTCCGGATCAAGCGAATTGAATTGGTTCCGGATTATCAGGATGAATTGACTCATATTGATGTGCGGACGCCCATGAAATTCCGGTTCGAGTTCTGGAATATGATGGATCGTGCCAATCTAAACCTGTCGATGCACCTTAACTCCCTGACCGGAGAATGTATTTTCAACGTCGGCACACAATCGAAGCCTTACGAAAAAGGATTAATCGCTGGTGAGTGTACCATTCCAGGGTATTTTCTTAATGACGGTTCTTACACAATCTCGGTAATGGTTGTGAAAGATACGGTTACCCCCTTATACGTTATGGAAGAAGGAATTACCTTCGAGGTGGAAGACTATCGCGAGGGTATTGCCTGGTACGGGAAATGGCCGGGCTACGTTCGACCACAGTTCCCTTTCGAGATGGGTATGTTGGAACCAGCATCTATAAAATGA
- a CDS encoding DegT/DnrJ/EryC1/StrS family aminotransferase yields the protein MINVTKSYLPDLEEYTNYLKGIWERVHLTNDGPLLRELEGKMKEFLGVKHLKFCTNGTVVLQMALKALDITKEVITTPFSYVATTNALLWEGCTPVFADIRPDDFCIDPGKIESLITENTQAIMATHVYGNACRIEQIQAIAEKHNLKVIYDAAHTFGSSYNGRSILSYGDVSTCSFHATKVFHTVEGGCIVTDDDALAEKLHFYRSFGHRNDDYYSIGINAKNSEFHAAMGLCVLPKVPHLIAARKQVFSWYDDRLNFERITRPTLTSGVDYNYAYYPVVFDSEATLLRVSDALKAQEIVPRRYFYPSLNTLPFSIGHEPCPVSEDVSLRVLCLPLYPDLPEEDVDRIAAIVNEAVAVITEPV from the coding sequence ATGATTAACGTCACCAAATCATATCTGCCAGACCTTGAGGAGTATACAAACTACCTGAAAGGTATCTGGGAGCGCGTACATTTAACCAACGACGGCCCCTTATTACGTGAGCTGGAGGGGAAAATGAAAGAATTTCTGGGCGTAAAGCACCTGAAATTTTGCACCAATGGCACGGTTGTCCTTCAAATGGCCCTTAAAGCGCTGGACATCACGAAAGAAGTCATTACAACTCCATTTTCGTACGTAGCAACGACCAATGCGCTGCTGTGGGAAGGGTGTACGCCTGTTTTTGCGGACATTCGACCTGACGATTTCTGTATTGATCCGGGCAAAATCGAATCATTGATTACCGAGAATACGCAGGCCATCATGGCTACTCATGTTTATGGGAATGCCTGCCGGATCGAGCAGATTCAGGCGATAGCCGAAAAACATAACCTCAAGGTTATTTATGATGCTGCTCACACCTTTGGATCGTCGTATAATGGCCGTTCGATCCTTAGTTATGGCGATGTCAGTACCTGTAGTTTCCATGCCACAAAGGTTTTCCATACGGTCGAAGGCGGCTGTATTGTTACCGACGATGATGCCCTGGCCGAAAAACTACATTTCTATCGTTCGTTTGGTCATCGCAACGACGATTATTATAGCATTGGTATCAACGCAAAGAATTCGGAGTTTCACGCAGCAATGGGCCTGTGTGTTTTGCCTAAAGTTCCGCACTTGATCGCGGCCCGGAAGCAGGTTTTTAGCTGGTACGATGACCGGTTAAACTTTGAACGCATTACCCGACCAACGCTTACATCGGGGGTTGATTACAACTATGCCTATTATCCGGTTGTATTCGACTCAGAAGCGACTTTGCTCCGTGTTTCAGATGCCCTTAAAGCACAGGAAATTGTTCCCCGGCGCTATTTTTACCCCTCGCTCAATACCCTGCCATTTTCCATTGGGCATGAACCCTGTCCGGTTTCTGAGGATGTTTCATTGCGGGTACTATGTCTGCCGCTCTATCCTGATCTACCAGAAGAAGATGTTGACCGGATAGCCGCCATTGTAAACGAAGCCGTTGCCGTCATAACTGAACCCGTATAA
- a CDS encoding ArnT family glycosyltransferase, translating into MTVFYLIPFLLFIFYLGRLAAGICRKSLTEWLLTTFLLGAGSVILTGFILSALYQTANTPVWAVSVFVTATVISLILKRVTTIGTPEQINRPNQRPFSVSRLIRQRQKTFGQWFGGLNPYAKFLFSLLFGTLSIIAVTNLLIVLFTVPNEWDSMTGHLNRVMQYVQRGTMRHFGGTNWNIDTYPKSVCTLQIYSFLMTGRFENGFKFIHHVSYWTAIVSVFGIVKRIGANRPESTALSASFFCALAYSLLPDFLMQAITTETDIVLTAYLSVLLYMLFTYRQTQDNRYLWLAGMAFGIAFGHKITFALLLPSVFTIMVYTVFLSPSLAITFGRTWRLATAIAVSVCLWTLPTGYLKNIAVFGHPIGPPTALKHQSVERAGTFRNLIEQGSRNVIRYGYDHINLDGIRNLKVGADVNHVMRQPLVVLEDKLHMRLDEETDFSIQPFAFDRRFVFYNANPYWGVFGFGLIFPLLFLVLIGFIRSTPHIFLGIALLLHFAALSYSAPYDPFKGRYFIETGLFGVTFLALVFLHPRTTVDIPGRPIWKSYVGLITILGCISALLSVFFNTRALPFAWTSLDGKSFSSAFATDRMRQLTLGRPDIYVAYKRFDELVPDSATVALGTINDDYEYPLYGPDLSRRLIAINPFEQGLKPIPKNADYLFFDKSVIPPKPGDIRLGTDTTMRREVIVPAEDYYLRKLH; encoded by the coding sequence ATGACTGTCTTCTATCTCATTCCATTTCTTCTTTTCATTTTTTACCTCGGGCGACTTGCGGCTGGTATCTGCCGTAAATCGTTGACGGAGTGGTTACTGACAACATTTTTGCTGGGGGCTGGTAGTGTAATCTTAACCGGATTTATCCTGTCGGCATTATACCAAACGGCCAATACCCCTGTTTGGGCCGTGTCGGTTTTTGTTACAGCAACAGTTATCAGTCTGATCTTAAAGCGAGTAACCACAATCGGCACGCCGGAGCAGATCAATCGCCCCAACCAGCGACCATTTTCCGTTTCGCGGCTGATTCGCCAACGCCAGAAAACGTTTGGGCAGTGGTTTGGCGGGTTAAATCCCTACGCAAAATTTCTGTTTTCACTACTTTTTGGGACGCTATCCATCATTGCCGTTACGAACCTGCTGATTGTACTTTTCACGGTTCCTAATGAATGGGATAGTATGACCGGTCACCTGAATCGGGTCATGCAGTATGTGCAGCGGGGAACAATGAGGCATTTTGGCGGTACGAACTGGAATATAGATACATATCCCAAGAGTGTTTGTACGCTCCAGATTTATTCGTTTCTCATGACGGGTCGCTTTGAGAATGGATTCAAGTTTATTCATCATGTAAGCTACTGGACCGCTATTGTGTCTGTATTCGGGATCGTGAAACGAATAGGCGCTAACCGGCCCGAAAGCACGGCATTATCAGCGAGTTTTTTCTGTGCGTTAGCCTACTCCCTGTTACCCGATTTTCTGATGCAGGCCATCACAACCGAAACGGATATTGTGCTTACCGCTTACTTAAGCGTTCTGCTCTATATGCTTTTCACGTATCGGCAAACGCAGGATAATCGCTATCTCTGGCTGGCCGGTATGGCGTTTGGTATTGCTTTCGGTCATAAAATCACCTTTGCCCTACTGCTTCCATCGGTGTTTACCATTATGGTCTACACTGTCTTTTTGTCGCCATCACTGGCAATCACCTTCGGGCGGACCTGGCGATTGGCAACGGCTATTGCCGTTTCGGTTTGTTTATGGACACTGCCAACGGGCTATTTAAAGAATATTGCCGTATTTGGCCACCCAATTGGACCACCAACAGCGCTGAAGCACCAATCTGTAGAGCGAGCGGGAACATTCAGAAATCTGATCGAGCAGGGGAGCCGGAATGTGATTCGCTACGGCTATGATCATATCAATTTAGACGGTATCCGGAACCTCAAAGTCGGCGCTGACGTGAATCATGTGATGCGGCAACCGCTTGTTGTACTGGAGGATAAATTACACATGCGTCTGGATGAAGAGACCGATTTCTCCATTCAGCCATTTGCCTTCGATCGTCGGTTTGTTTTCTATAATGCCAATCCTTATTGGGGCGTGTTCGGCTTCGGGTTGATCTTTCCCTTACTGTTTTTGGTACTGATTGGCTTTATTCGATCAACACCCCACATTTTTCTTGGTATCGCCTTATTACTTCATTTTGCAGCGCTGTCTTACTCCGCACCCTATGATCCGTTTAAAGGGCGTTATTTTATTGAGACTGGCCTCTTTGGTGTAACCTTTCTGGCACTGGTATTCTTACACCCGCGAACAACTGTAGATATACCCGGACGACCAATCTGGAAAAGTTACGTCGGTTTGATCACCATACTAGGTTGTATTTCGGCGTTGCTTAGCGTATTTTTCAATACACGGGCTTTGCCGTTTGCCTGGACTTCGTTAGATGGAAAATCGTTTTCGTCTGCCTTCGCAACCGATCGAATGCGGCAGTTAACACTTGGACGCCCGGATATTTATGTAGCCTATAAGCGTTTCGATGAGCTTGTTCCCGATTCGGCTACCGTTGCGCTTGGTACCATCAACGATGATTATGAGTATCCACTTTATGGACCCGACTTATCGCGTCGGCTAATTGCCATCAATCCTTTTGAGCAGGGTCTGAAACCTATTCCCAAAAACGCCGACTATCTGTTTTTCGATAAAAGTGTGATACCGCCTAAACCCGGCGACATTCGTTTAGGTACCGACACAACCATGCGCCGGGAGGTGATTGTACCGGCAGAGGATTATTATTTACGTAAATTACACTGA
- a CDS encoding WbqC family protein: protein MTLAIMQPYFLPYIGYMQLMNAVDTFVLYDDVAFINRGWINRNKLLINGQEYLFTIPLKDASQNKRINEVHLADDPKWRSKLLKTIEQGYRKAPYYGTVMPLTEKIINFTTDSIADLIHFSLVELNQYLGLTTRLVKSSTIYSNTHLKAQERILDICRQENASRYINPIGGTELYDKPTFTQAGIELNFIKTNRVEYPQFSRTEFIPWLSILDTLMFNDVAAVRTMLGAYELV, encoded by the coding sequence ATGACCTTAGCCATCATGCAGCCCTATTTCCTGCCCTATATTGGCTATATGCAGTTGATGAACGCCGTTGACACATTCGTGCTGTATGACGATGTGGCGTTTATTAACCGGGGGTGGATCAATAGAAATAAACTGCTCATTAACGGTCAGGAGTACTTGTTTACGATTCCGTTAAAAGACGCCAGCCAGAACAAACGCATCAACGAAGTGCATTTGGCCGATGATCCTAAATGGCGCAGTAAACTACTAAAAACCATTGAACAGGGTTATCGGAAAGCGCCGTATTATGGAACGGTAATGCCGCTAACCGAAAAAATTATCAATTTTACGACCGATTCAATCGCTGATCTGATTCATTTCAGCCTTGTCGAACTAAACCAGTATCTCGGTCTGACAACCCGGTTGGTAAAATCATCTACGATCTATTCGAATACCCATCTGAAAGCTCAGGAGCGGATTCTGGATATTTGCCGACAGGAAAACGCATCGCGTTATATTAATCCGATCGGTGGAACCGAATTGTATGATAAACCTACGTTTACGCAGGCAGGTATTGAACTGAATTTTATTAAGACAAACCGGGTCGAATACCCTCAGTTTAGTCGCACTGAATTTATTCCGTGGCTATCTATTTTGGATACCCTAATGTTCAACGACGTAGCCGCCGTTCGGACTATGTTAGGAGCGTATGAGTTAGTTTAA
- a CDS encoding acetyltransferase: protein MAKIIIFGVMDTAELAHFYLTHDSEHDVVAFTVSREYLTDPEFHGLPVVAFEDVETLFPPQDYKFFAPMTGRGMNRNRERIYLEAKGKGYEFISYISSKATLFGNQIGENCFILEDNTIQPFTTIGNNVVLWSGNHIGHHGQIKDHVFFTSHVVMSGHCVIEPYCFFGVNSTIRDFLHIATGTLVGMATAVYKDTDEWGVYIGNPAKKLPTPSHETY, encoded by the coding sequence ATGGCAAAGATTATCATTTTCGGGGTGATGGATACCGCCGAATTGGCTCATTTCTACCTGACCCACGACTCCGAACACGACGTTGTGGCTTTCACTGTCAGCCGGGAATATCTGACTGATCCGGAATTTCACGGATTGCCGGTAGTCGCTTTTGAAGACGTAGAAACGTTATTCCCTCCTCAGGATTACAAGTTTTTTGCGCCAATGACAGGCCGGGGTATGAATCGCAATCGCGAACGGATTTACCTCGAAGCCAAAGGTAAGGGCTACGAATTCATCTCCTATATTAGCTCTAAAGCAACACTGTTTGGTAACCAGATTGGCGAAAACTGCTTTATTCTGGAAGACAATACCATTCAGCCATTCACAACGATCGGTAATAACGTCGTGCTGTGGAGCGGCAATCACATTGGTCATCACGGGCAGATAAAAGACCATGTCTTCTTTACGTCGCATGTGGTTATGTCGGGCCACTGTGTCATTGAACCCTATTGTTTCTTTGGCGTAAACAGCACCATTCGCGATTTTCTGCATATCGCAACGGGCACACTTGTCGGTATGGCAACTGCGGTCTATAAAGACACCGACGAATGGGGTGTTTATATTGGGAACCCAGCTAAAAAACTCCCTACGCCCAGCCACGAAACCTATTGA
- a CDS encoding glycosyltransferase family 4 protein yields the protein MRLLKVEGFQMHLLLGEGGPLLDEYRSICTVTIWPAPDRYVMGAVADKILGKLGLWDRFYQQQMQERQQAIRASLGLDSIDLVLVNTVTSSRWFGQLGIPDKTPVVTFVHELDMSVRMYTQPDELAYLLHRTNHLLAVSRATARYYEEQHGFDPARITLFTLIDTPALERNVQHARQQPTIYKTLGLPDDALIVGGCGNAEWRKGNDLFVTLARQVIGRGPEASIHFVWVGVPPGSLRDDLLLDIRKAGMEQRVHLIPPTPDVLRYMSHFDVFVLCSREDPYPLVVFEAGLSEVPVVCFNGAGGSPELVETDGGFVVPYLDLDAMSKCILDLLNQPEQRRAMGKRLSEKILERHPAHQSVETLVTLFQQLT from the coding sequence ATGCGACTTCTGAAAGTAGAAGGCTTCCAGATGCATTTGTTGTTAGGTGAAGGAGGTCCACTGCTTGATGAATACCGTTCGATCTGTACGGTTACTATTTGGCCAGCCCCTGATCGATATGTTATGGGCGCTGTGGCCGATAAAATTCTGGGAAAACTGGGCTTATGGGATCGGTTTTATCAACAACAGATGCAGGAGCGCCAACAGGCAATTCGCGCCAGTCTGGGGTTGGATTCTATAGATTTGGTACTGGTCAATACGGTTACCAGCAGTCGTTGGTTTGGCCAGCTAGGCATTCCAGACAAAACACCCGTTGTAACATTCGTTCATGAATTGGATATGTCGGTGCGGATGTATACCCAACCCGATGAACTGGCGTACCTGCTGCATCGAACCAATCACCTGCTGGCTGTATCGCGGGCAACCGCACGCTACTACGAAGAGCAACATGGCTTTGACCCTGCCCGTATTACGCTTTTCACCCTTATCGACACCCCGGCACTCGAGCGAAATGTACAGCACGCCCGCCAGCAACCGACTATCTATAAGACCCTAGGTTTACCCGACGATGCGCTGATTGTTGGAGGCTGTGGTAATGCCGAATGGCGTAAGGGCAATGATTTATTTGTAACACTTGCCCGGCAGGTAATTGGCCGGGGGCCAGAGGCATCCATTCATTTTGTATGGGTTGGCGTTCCGCCCGGATCGCTTCGTGACGATTTGCTGCTGGACATTCGAAAAGCAGGTATGGAACAACGCGTTCACCTGATTCCACCAACGCCCGACGTACTGCGCTACATGAGCCATTTCGATGTTTTTGTACTCTGTTCGCGCGAAGATCCATACCCACTCGTCGTATTTGAAGCCGGTTTGAGCGAAGTGCCCGTTGTTTGTTTTAATGGGGCAGGGGGCTCTCCCGAACTGGTCGAAACAGACGGTGGTTTTGTAGTACCTTACCTGGATCTTGATGCCATGAGCAAGTGCATTCTGGATTTGCTCAATCAGCCAGAACAGCGTCGGGCAATGGGCAAACGGCTTAGCGAAAAGATACTCGAACGTCATCCGGCACATCAAAGCGTTGAAACTCTTGTAACTTTGTTCCAGCAACTAACCTAG
- a CDS encoding acyltransferase family protein — protein MSKIPSGHMPQLDSLRTFAVLLVIIYHWFPTGEGFNRLPNGTIGVMVFFVISGFLITRILIDNRNRIQAGQSKLTDTYRNFFVRRALRIFPLYYFAITLVWFAFPQTSDVDEHPLYYYLYGYNILLNKTGNWADILSPFWTLGVEEQLYFVWPWVVLLTPRSSFRWVIAGMVVIGVLFRGYGYMQGNLDGVLTPASFDAFGLGALWAYIVSERPDALPDFLKKLSVAAALSLLGFIALQFLPGDHVLVVLFQRLFIAALALFIIVRASMGIKGPVGQVLNNKALQYVGRISYGIYVFHMLVPGFVTPFIMKVFNRFGFSLTLGYWSHRFVSLLALLVVASLSWYLFEKPINELKRYFSYTKPVGKSVGQSVG, from the coding sequence ATGTCCAAGATTCCTTCTGGCCATATGCCTCAGTTAGATTCCCTGCGGACATTTGCTGTTCTGTTGGTAATCATTTATCACTGGTTTCCAACTGGCGAAGGATTTAATCGGCTCCCCAACGGCACCATTGGCGTGATGGTATTTTTTGTGATCAGTGGTTTTCTGATCACGCGCATTCTTATTGACAATCGCAACCGGATTCAGGCGGGCCAGAGTAAACTCACCGATACATATCGCAATTTCTTTGTTCGGCGCGCCCTACGGATTTTTCCGCTGTATTATTTCGCCATTACGCTTGTCTGGTTCGCCTTTCCGCAAACGTCGGACGTTGATGAACACCCACTATATTACTATCTATACGGCTACAACATTTTACTGAATAAAACGGGGAACTGGGCCGATATTCTGTCGCCCTTCTGGACGCTTGGCGTCGAAGAACAATTGTATTTTGTCTGGCCCTGGGTTGTCTTATTGACGCCAAGATCTTCATTTCGGTGGGTTATTGCCGGTATGGTCGTTATTGGTGTCTTATTTCGTGGTTACGGCTATATGCAGGGCAACCTGGATGGCGTTTTGACCCCTGCCAGTTTTGATGCCTTTGGTTTGGGCGCTCTGTGGGCTTATATAGTTTCGGAGCGCCCTGACGCACTTCCCGATTTTTTGAAAAAATTATCTGTTGCGGCTGCTTTGTCTTTACTCGGTTTTATTGCGCTACAGTTTTTGCCGGGCGATCATGTTCTTGTCGTTTTGTTTCAGCGTTTATTTATTGCTGCACTAGCCTTATTCATTATTGTTCGGGCCAGTATGGGCATTAAAGGGCCTGTTGGCCAAGTGCTCAACAACAAGGCGTTACAATATGTAGGGCGGATAAGCTACGGTATTTATGTTTTTCACATGCTTGTGCCCGGATTTGTTACTCCGTTTATCATGAAGGTATTTAACCGTTTCGGGTTCTCCTTAACGTTAGGTTACTGGTCTCACCGCTTTGTTAGTCTACTGGCCTTACTGGTTGTGGCCTCACTCTCGTGGTATCTGTTTGAAAAGCCAATTAATGAATTGAAACGATATTTTTCTTACACTAAACCAGTCGGGAAGTCGGTCGGTCAATCGGTGGGCTAG